One window from the genome of Candidatus Polarisedimenticolaceae bacterium encodes:
- a CDS encoding CHAT domain-containing protein → MIALAFAVVVLAAEGPSFEASIEEARRAHAAAEYARAEGILDDAERRLGPPGDGRLRARLLALRGATAMATTRWPAALLAFREEAALWAALGDRHEEAAALANVALAFSKTFPRGEMTREQKRELTPYVEAAIRAAEAGNNAQVLGTSHLYLAQLVEDRAEIRRHLEEAIDELDRAGELSNRLMAMRFLAESLARYEPRDPARATRLLGDAVALAESKGDLQAIVRTRIIVASLAWLGPDREAAWRASLDALRAIEELRSRQSAAEVRSRLFSQWTFFYQRVFGHLVGPPSRVPDRLDLERAFAVAERRRARTLLEEMDAAEVTIADDGEPPPLASVERTLRADEAILAFSLGDLVGKGYYDNGGSWLLVHTRERTRAYRVPELATLEREVPLFTGLFPARDRTEVDGSARLHGALLREALDDLPASTRRLVIVPEGPLHELPFAALRPAPADPPLAARYEIESSPSVTAWYRRHLDTAPEVDGRALVLADPVQDAATGTVPLPNARREGRLVARLLGHGSRVIEDADASEARLKRSASERFGLFHLAAHARIDGDHPERSCILLSRGDAGEDGQLTIREAAELRIRDRVVVLANCGSASGEVVEGDGVQSLVRGFLAGGTRTVVGSLWPLADDEAAALFAPFYRALARGETVAAALAAAQRERIRAGAPPAAWAGLVLVGDGETRLRFSESLGRDAAWFAMFGLVLAVAAGAWILVRRRRPA, encoded by the coding sequence GTGATCGCCCTCGCGTTCGCGGTCGTGGTGCTCGCGGCGGAGGGGCCGTCGTTCGAGGCGTCGATCGAGGAGGCCCGGCGCGCCCACGCCGCCGCGGAATACGCGCGGGCCGAGGGGATCCTGGACGACGCCGAGCGCCGCCTCGGCCCTCCCGGAGACGGCCGCCTCCGGGCGAGGCTCCTCGCCCTGCGCGGCGCGACGGCGATGGCGACCACGCGCTGGCCGGCGGCGCTGCTCGCCTTCCGCGAGGAGGCGGCGCTGTGGGCCGCGCTCGGGGACCGGCACGAGGAGGCCGCGGCGCTCGCGAACGTGGCGCTCGCCTTCTCCAAGACCTTCCCGCGCGGGGAGATGACCCGCGAGCAGAAACGGGAGCTGACCCCCTACGTCGAGGCCGCGATCCGCGCCGCCGAGGCCGGGAACAACGCCCAAGTGCTCGGAACGTCGCACCTCTACCTGGCGCAGCTCGTCGAGGATCGGGCGGAGATCCGTCGTCACCTCGAAGAGGCGATCGACGAGCTCGACCGCGCGGGCGAGCTCTCCAATCGGCTGATGGCGATGCGGTTCCTGGCGGAGAGCCTCGCGCGGTACGAGCCGAGGGACCCGGCGCGCGCGACCCGGCTGCTTGGCGACGCTGTCGCGCTGGCGGAGTCGAAGGGGGACCTCCAGGCGATCGTCCGCACGCGGATCATCGTCGCCTCGCTCGCGTGGCTCGGGCCGGACCGCGAGGCGGCCTGGCGGGCGAGCCTCGACGCCCTGCGCGCGATCGAGGAGCTCCGGAGCCGGCAGTCGGCCGCCGAGGTCCGGTCGCGCCTGTTCTCGCAGTGGACCTTCTTCTACCAGCGGGTCTTCGGGCACCTCGTCGGCCCGCCTTCCCGCGTTCCCGACCGGCTCGACCTCGAGCGCGCGTTCGCGGTCGCGGAGCGCCGTCGCGCCAGGACGCTCCTCGAGGAGATGGACGCCGCGGAAGTGACGATCGCCGACGACGGCGAGCCGCCGCCGCTCGCCTCGGTCGAGCGAACGCTCCGCGCCGACGAGGCGATCCTCGCCTTCTCCCTCGGCGACCTCGTGGGCAAGGGGTACTACGACAACGGCGGCTCCTGGCTTCTCGTCCACACGCGGGAGCGAACGCGCGCCTATCGCGTCCCGGAGCTCGCGACGCTCGAGCGGGAGGTCCCCCTCTTCACGGGGCTGTTCCCGGCCAGAGACCGGACGGAGGTCGACGGTTCGGCGCGACTTCACGGGGCGCTCCTTCGCGAAGCCCTCGACGACCTGCCGGCGTCGACCCGCCGCCTCGTGATCGTCCCCGAAGGGCCGCTGCACGAGCTCCCGTTCGCGGCGCTGCGCCCCGCTCCCGCCGATCCCCCGCTCGCCGCGCGCTACGAGATCGAATCGTCCCCCTCGGTCACCGCGTGGTACCGGCGGCACCTCGACACGGCCCCGGAGGTCGATGGGCGCGCGCTCGTCCTCGCCGACCCCGTCCAGGACGCGGCCACGGGGACGGTCCCGCTTCCGAATGCGCGTCGCGAGGGGCGCCTGGTGGCGCGGCTGCTCGGGCACGGCTCGAGGGTGATCGAGGACGCCGACGCGAGCGAGGCTCGTCTGAAGCGTTCCGCCTCGGAGCGGTTCGGCCTGTTCCACCTCGCCGCCCACGCGCGGATCGACGGCGACCATCCCGAGCGCTCGTGCATCCTCCTCTCCCGCGGCGACGCCGGCGAGGACGGGCAACTGACGATCCGCGAGGCCGCGGAGCTTCGTATCCGCGACCGGGTCGTGGTGCTCGCGAACTGCGGGAGCGCCTCGGGCGAGGTGGTCGAAGGGGACGGCGTCCAGAGCCTGGTCCGCGGGTTCCTCGCCGGAGGGACGCGCACGGTGGTCGGGAGCCTCTGGCCCCTCGCCGACGACGAGGCCGCCGCGTTGTTCGCCCCCTTCTACCGCGCGCTCGCCCGCGGGGAGACGGTCGCCGCGGCGCTCGCCGCCGCCCAGCGCGAGCGGATCCGCGCCGGGGCGCCGCCCGCGGCGTGGGCCGGCCTCGTCCTCGTCGGCGACGGCGAGACACGCCTTCGCTTCTCCGAGTCGCTCGGACGCGACGCCGCGTGGTTCGCGATGTTCGGACTCGTGCTCGCCGTCGCCGCGGGTGCGTGGATTCTCGTCCGTCGTCGCCGTCCGGCCTGA
- a CDS encoding VCBS repeat-containing protein codes for MKSIRWGFVLLAPLLLVPPTRAQGLALEWSWTTAGSGDPFPNHVHVVSTPLVMDMNADGTPDVVFTATDSSSGAMILPGVVRVVSGDDGRELVVPGVLVNATCTVALGDIDGDGRPEIVTVDESGGKLLVLEHDGTLKWKATWFLSDVCAAGAPSLADLDGDGTPEIVMGRQAVRNDGTLMWTGTGTSGKPILGPHSVVVDLDLDGDLEVLAGPTAYTAGGGVLWTNPAPDGYTAVANLDGDSFPEVVLVEGGRVRLLDGESGTTRWGPVSIPGGGLGGPPTLADVEGDGTPEIAVSASYQLAVFESDGQLKWNAAISDASSQRAGIAAFDLDANGAAEIVHRDEYFLRVFRGNDGAVLRQTALSSCTWTEYPTVADVDVDGSAEILVGANSNCGLGTDHGVFAFESAGDPWGPARPLWNEYGYHVTNVNDDGTVPAVEKRHWLFLNGFR; via the coding sequence ATGAAGTCCATCCGCTGGGGGTTCGTTCTCCTCGCCCCGCTGTTGCTGGTGCCCCCGACCCGCGCTCAAGGCCTGGCGCTCGAGTGGTCCTGGACGACGGCGGGCTCGGGGGATCCGTTCCCGAACCACGTGCACGTCGTCTCGACTCCGCTCGTCATGGACATGAACGCGGACGGCACGCCGGACGTGGTGTTCACGGCCACCGATTCGAGCAGCGGCGCCATGATCCTGCCCGGCGTGGTCCGGGTCGTGAGCGGCGACGACGGGCGGGAGCTCGTCGTCCCGGGCGTTCTGGTGAACGCGACGTGCACGGTCGCTCTCGGCGACATCGACGGCGACGGGCGGCCCGAAATCGTGACCGTCGACGAGAGCGGAGGGAAGCTCCTGGTGCTCGAGCACGACGGCACCCTCAAGTGGAAGGCGACGTGGTTCCTGTCGGACGTCTGCGCCGCAGGCGCGCCCTCGCTGGCCGATCTGGACGGCGACGGAACCCCGGAGATCGTGATGGGTCGGCAGGCCGTTCGGAACGACGGGACCCTTATGTGGACCGGTACCGGGACGAGCGGCAAGCCGATCCTCGGTCCGCACTCCGTCGTCGTCGACCTCGACCTCGACGGCGATCTCGAGGTCCTCGCCGGTCCCACCGCCTACACGGCGGGCGGCGGCGTGTTGTGGACCAACCCCGCCCCCGACGGCTACACGGCGGTCGCGAACCTCGACGGCGATTCCTTCCCGGAGGTGGTCCTCGTCGAGGGGGGGAGAGTGCGGCTCCTGGATGGGGAGAGCGGAACGACCCGCTGGGGTCCGGTTTCCATCCCCGGCGGCGGGCTGGGAGGGCCACCGACGCTGGCGGACGTGGAGGGCGACGGCACGCCGGAGATCGCCGTTTCGGCCTCCTACCAACTCGCCGTCTTCGAGTCCGACGGACAGTTGAAGTGGAACGCCGCGATCTCCGATGCGAGCTCACAGCGAGCGGGAATCGCCGCGTTCGACCTGGACGCGAACGGCGCGGCCGAGATCGTTCACCGGGACGAGTACTTCCTGAGGGTCTTCCGGGGAAACGACGGTGCCGTGCTCCGGCAGACCGCGCTCAGCTCGTGCACGTGGACGGAGTATCCGACCGTGGCCGACGTGGACGTCGACGGGAGCGCGGAGATCCTCGTCGGCGCCAACTCCAACTGCGGCCTGGGAACCGACCACGGCGTCTTCGCGTTCGAATCCGCCGGGGATCCCTGGGGCCCGGCGCGACCGCTCTGGAACGAATACGGGTACCACGTCACCAACGTGAACGACGACGGAACGGTCCCCGCGGTGGAGAAGCGTCACTGGCTCTTCCTGAACGGCTTCCGGC